A genome region from Candidatus Liberimonas magnetica includes the following:
- a CDS encoding GGDEF domain-containing protein: MNPIILKIREKIVEYIKITIFLLLFILFYFYVPFAGLRYTLIYFLVLASLYFSFKTPELAFVINSAGIALVCASGFLENLAISIPLIFLLMSTTGIPLYFGWARHLEQDSFRKRRKPKVELIDSLQNNLTGHETRLDGLEKKIDRINRLYNLGRELVVHMNMNEVINNLQRVILSRPGIESVSIFSLDKNIWEPVYFSQEKYKQKWLDYIENNKPLLMKKKFRVLPSPGWLNNRSVVFWPARLEKDMLAAIILTTTNEMADFYLEEGEIFIPQIALGLKRTNLFAEVQERSRIDGLTGLYLRRYFLERFYLEIQRAKRYSSVFSIFMADIDFFKKINDTFGHLVGDEVLKKLAQILVSNSSPSALVSRYGGEEFVVLLLLLSPQDSLNIAKKINKAVTDHTFRSANSNFHLTLSIGISHYPNDGDKVKDLLSAADHALYWVKTHGRNNIKEFSQNP, from the coding sequence ATGAATCCGATAATTCTTAAGATCAGAGAAAAAATAGTGGAGTATATTAAAATAACTATTTTTTTGCTTTTATTCATACTATTCTATTTCTATGTTCCTTTCGCCGGGCTGCGTTACACCTTGATCTATTTCCTGGTTCTGGCAAGCCTGTATTTTTCATTTAAAACACCCGAGCTTGCATTCGTAATAAACTCTGCGGGGATAGCCCTTGTATGCGCATCGGGATTCCTTGAAAATTTGGCTATAAGCATCCCTTTGATATTTCTTCTGATGTCTACGACAGGTATACCGCTTTATTTCGGCTGGGCGCGGCATTTAGAGCAGGACAGTTTCAGAAAGAGGCGGAAACCCAAAGTAGAACTGATAGATTCCCTGCAAAACAACCTTACCGGGCATGAAACAAGGCTTGACGGCCTTGAAAAGAAGATCGACCGGATAAACAGGCTCTATAACCTCGGCAGGGAACTGGTCGTGCATATGAATATGAACGAAGTGATAAATAACCTTCAAAGGGTCATCTTAAGCCGCCCCGGGATCGAGTCCGTGTCTATATTTTCCCTGGACAAGAACATCTGGGAACCCGTATATTTTTCTCAAGAAAAATATAAACAAAAGTGGCTTGACTATATAGAAAACAACAAACCTCTTTTAATGAAAAAAAAATTCAGGGTCCTGCCAAGCCCCGGATGGCTGAACAACCGGTCCGTAGTCTTTTGGCCTGCGAGGCTCGAAAAAGATATGCTTGCTGCGATAATCCTTACGACCACGAACGAGATGGCGGATTTCTACCTTGAAGAAGGAGAGATATTCATACCGCAGATAGCCCTGGGGTTAAAACGCACGAACCTTTTTGCCGAAGTCCAGGAACGTTCGCGCATAGACGGGCTTACAGGGCTGTACCTGAGGCGCTATTTTCTGGAAAGGTTCTATCTTGAGATCCAGCGCGCAAAACGGTATTCGTCCGTATTTTCCATATTTATGGCGGATATAGATTTCTTTAAAAAGATCAATGATACCTTCGGCCATCTTGTGGGGGACGAAGTCCTAAAAAAGCTGGCGCAGATACTAGTGAGCAACTCATCGCCCAGCGCACTCGTCAGCAGGTACGGCGGCGAAGAATTTGTGGTCCTTCTTCTCCTTTTATCCCCTCAGGACAGCCTGAACATCGCAAAAAAAATAAACAAAGCCGTCACTGACCACACCTTTAGATCTGCCAATTCTAATTTTCATTTAACCTTGAGTATCGGCATAAGCCATTACCCAAACGACGGCGATAAAGTTAAAGACCTTTTAAGCGCCGCCGACCACGCCCTTTACTGGGTGAAAACCCACGGAAGAAATAACATCAAAGAGTTTTCCCAAAACCCCTAA
- a CDS encoding PilZ domain-containing protein: MINNRRADRINCSVPVLLQIPESNIQESWGVIHNISSGGVKMETPAELKRNQTIFLSFVIGNKFHFKNLMGLVVRILPEGHSYLVGIKFESVNDKKSLNEAIASIEAARNR, translated from the coding sequence ATGATAAATAACCGTAGAGCTGATCGTATAAACTGTTCTGTTCCAGTGCTGCTTCAGATCCCGGAATCCAACATTCAAGAAAGCTGGGGTGTTATTCATAATATAAGTTCCGGCGGAGTAAAGATGGAAACCCCTGCAGAGTTAAAGCGTAATCAGACGATCTTCTTAAGTTTCGTGATCGGGAATAAATTTCATTTTAAAAACCTTATGGGGCTTGTGGTCAGGATATTGCCTGAAGGGCATTCGTATCTGGTAGGCATTAAGTTTGAGTCTGTAAACGACAAAAAATCGTTAAATGAAGCTATCGCCTCAATTGAGGCTGCAAGAAATAGATAA
- a CDS encoding LysM peptidoglycan-binding domain-containing protein translates to MNKKYGYLLFVLLFLSGSAYTVEFTGTRAAGMGQSFIAVNGDIGGVYHNPGSLAGCDVSEIGFNIGSLYRDNKLGAMTGMIFTWPYADQDPKRLAVHWNNSGMGEQSVQETGITLAKNSIFLKYPFRFGGTLKWRSDTLVGKQGVMLDVGAQSDVVKQKVTVGMAINNLASPDKDMAETSLGCGVFYNSVYGKLTSDIKWRTDRFFMSLGFENDFYEGLVVTRYGVLNAPDSYITCGVSTYLWPLGFDIAFSFPYNSTPGSGYFQAGFRYRFGGPHFSEIYLDRSIEKAASLRHSIKNLEKKKSKLDKEIIQLDEYKKHPDGNILGLPGVSQEAKKKLIEKPKDAKKEEQRPSYEKKAVTWPQYHKVVPGDTLRSIAQKYYDDPNKWQFIYNVNKDKVERGQPRLGEELMIPKP, encoded by the coding sequence ATGAACAAAAAATACGGGTATTTACTTTTTGTTTTGTTATTTTTATCGGGTAGTGCGTATACCGTTGAGTTTACAGGCACCAGGGCTGCCGGTATGGGCCAGTCTTTTATAGCTGTCAACGGCGATATAGGCGGTGTGTATCATAACCCGGGAAGCCTCGCCGGCTGCGATGTTTCTGAGATAGGCTTTAACATAGGGAGTTTATATAGGGACAACAAACTCGGTGCTATGACGGGAATGATATTTACCTGGCCGTATGCGGACCAGGACCCGAAACGGCTTGCAGTCCATTGGAACAATTCCGGAATGGGAGAACAAAGCGTACAGGAGACAGGGATCACCCTGGCAAAGAATTCTATTTTTTTAAAATATCCGTTCAGGTTCGGGGGTACACTTAAATGGCGTTCAGATACTTTAGTTGGAAAGCAGGGTGTAATGCTCGATGTTGGCGCTCAATCGGATGTAGTAAAGCAAAAGGTTACGGTCGGTATGGCGATAAATAATTTAGCGTCCCCTGACAAAGATATGGCAGAAACTTCTCTTGGCTGCGGGGTATTTTATAATTCAGTTTACGGTAAATTGACCAGCGATATTAAATGGCGGACTGACAGGTTCTTTATGTCTTTAGGCTTTGAAAACGACTTTTATGAAGGGCTAGTGGTTACTCGTTACGGGGTATTAAACGCTCCTGATTCGTATATAACGTGCGGGGTAAGCACTTATCTTTGGCCGCTCGGTTTTGACATAGCTTTTTCATTCCCTTACAACTCTACACCTGGTTCAGGGTATTTTCAGGCAGGGTTCAGGTACCGTTTCGGCGGGCCGCATTTTTCAGAGATTTATCTTGACAGGTCGATAGAAAAAGCAGCTTCTTTGAGGCATTCGATCAAGAACCTTGAAAAGAAGAAATCAAAATTGGACAAAGAAATAATACAGTTGGATGAATATAAAAAACACCCCGACGGTAATATCCTGGGTTTACCCGGTGTCAGCCAGGAAGCAAAGAAAAAGCTCATAGAAAAACCAAAAGATGCAAAAAAAGAAGAACAAAGGCCGTCTTATGAAAAGAAAGCCGTTACCTGGCCTCAGTACCACAAAGTAGTGCCCGGAGACACCTTGAGGTCTATAGCACAGAAATATTATGACGACCCGAATAAATGGCAGTTTATTTACAATGTAAATAAGGATAAAGTTGAAAGAGGTCAGCCCAGGCTTGGCGAAGAACTCATGATACCGAAGCCGTAA
- a CDS encoding transposase gives MGRKPRLHIEGGLYHIITRGNNRKEIFKEDNDYSAFQDSLLKIKEKTSFKLYAYCLMPNHFHLLMRVKTISTSVIMQRLLTSYTKYYNRKYKKIGHLFQGRYKAILCEKDSYLLELVRYIHLNPYRAGLVKKPVEWSWSGHKEYLGPGDKKTLDINEVLGMLSSNFKQAVVKYSEFVQDGSQMGKRRDYYPQENMPYLGCDSFKEDLMFQHIELANRNIPKRELKVKISLNEIASNVADKFNVSVESLCGKIRIKELSNARKEFIRKAVDAGYKSTEIAGFIGCAQSYITKIVSEVREA, from the coding sequence ATGGGAAGAAAACCAAGATTGCATATAGAAGGCGGATTGTATCATATTATAACCCGAGGCAATAATCGGAAAGAAATATTTAAAGAAGATAACGATTATTCAGCATTTCAAGATTCCCTCCTAAAAATAAAAGAAAAAACTTCATTTAAATTATATGCATATTGCCTGATGCCTAATCATTTTCATTTACTAATGAGAGTTAAGACAATAAGCACTTCTGTAATAATGCAGAGGTTATTAACATCTTATACGAAGTATTACAACAGGAAATACAAGAAAATAGGCCATTTATTTCAAGGACGTTACAAAGCGATCCTATGCGAGAAGGACAGCTACTTATTAGAACTTGTCAGATATATACACCTCAATCCATACAGAGCCGGTTTGGTAAAAAAGCCTGTTGAATGGAGTTGGAGCGGACATAAAGAATATTTAGGGCCAGGTGACAAGAAGACGTTGGATATTAATGAAGTGCTGGGGATGTTAAGTAGTAATTTCAAGCAGGCTGTAGTAAAGTATTCTGAATTTGTACAAGATGGCAGTCAGATGGGCAAGAGAAGGGATTATTATCCGCAAGAAAATATGCCATATCTTGGCTGTGATAGTTTTAAAGAAGATTTAATGTTTCAACACATAGAGTTGGCAAATAGAAATATTCCTAAACGCGAGTTAAAAGTAAAGATTTCATTAAATGAAATAGCCTCAAATGTTGCAGATAAATTCAATGTGTCGGTTGAATCGCTTTGTGGGAAAATAAGAATAAAAGAATTATCAAATGCCCGAAAAGAATTTATAAGAAAAGCTGTTGATGCGGGATATAAAAGCACAGAGATTGCGGGTTTCATAGGTTGTGCGCAGAGCTACATTACAAAAATAGTTAGTGAAGTTAGAGAAGCCTGA
- the ugpC gene encoding sn-glycerol-3-phosphate ABC transporter ATP-binding protein UgpC, whose product MARVELKNITKKFGDLAVVNDFNLDIQDREFCIMVGPSGCGKTTTLRMIAGLEEITSGEIYIADKLVNDLAPKDRDIAMVFQNYALYPHMSVYENMAFGLKLRGYSKNEIDIRVREAGDILDISHLLERRPKQLSGGQRQRVAVGRAIVRKPKVFLFDEPLSNLDAKLRVQMRAELKKIHDRLQSTMIYVTHDQTEAMTMGDRICVMKDGLIQQVDGPINLYDYPTNKFVAGFIGSPPMNFLEAEVISRDGALYLNEGMFELKLLAEHKENVSPYENKKVVLGIRSEDIYDKLFYTMGPKEGNSFGSTVEVVEPLGSEIYLHLNTGKNTLIAKVDSHNKAKPNQVMELVVNLKKIHLFEIESGNTII is encoded by the coding sequence ATGGCGCGGGTTGAATTAAAAAATATAACAAAAAAATTCGGGGACCTGGCAGTAGTAAATGATTTTAACCTCGATATACAGGACAGGGAATTCTGCATAATGGTGGGCCCTTCCGGATGCGGAAAAACCACGACTCTCAGAATGATAGCAGGCCTTGAAGAGATAACTTCCGGCGAAATCTATATAGCCGACAAGCTTGTCAACGACCTTGCCCCGAAAGACCGCGATATAGCCATGGTTTTTCAGAACTATGCCCTATACCCGCACATGTCGGTCTATGAGAACATGGCTTTCGGCCTTAAGCTAAGAGGGTATAGTAAGAATGAAATAGATATCAGGGTGCGTGAAGCAGGGGATATCCTTGATATAAGCCACCTGCTGGAGCGACGGCCTAAACAGTTGAGCGGAGGGCAGCGCCAAAGAGTCGCTGTCGGCCGGGCTATAGTAAGAAAACCTAAAGTATTTTTATTTGATGAGCCTTTATCCAACCTTGACGCAAAATTAAGGGTACAGATGAGAGCGGAACTTAAAAAGATCCATGACCGCCTGCAAAGTACTATGATATATGTTACGCATGACCAGACCGAAGCCATGACGATGGGAGACAGGATATGCGTAATGAAAGACGGGCTTATACAGCAGGTTGACGGGCCTATCAACCTCTACGATTATCCCACAAACAAGTTCGTGGCCGGGTTTATAGGCAGCCCTCCGATGAATTTTCTGGAAGCGGAGGTCATTTCAAGGGACGGGGCGCTTTATCTTAACGAAGGGATGTTCGAATTAAAACTCCTTGCCGAGCATAAAGAAAATGTTTCCCCCTACGAAAATAAAAAAGTTGTATTGGGGATACGTTCAGAAGATATTTATGATAAATTGTTTTATACTATGGGGCCCAAAGAAGGAAACTCGTTCGGTTCAACCGTAGAAGTAGTTGAACCGCTGGGCAGCGAGATATACCTGCATTTAAACACCGGCAAGAATACGTTGATTGCCAAGGTCGACTCGCATAACAAAGCAAAACCGAACCAGGTAATGGAATTAGTGGTAAACCTAAAAAAAATACACCTTTTTGAGATCGAAAGCGGTAATACGATTATTTAA
- a CDS encoding FecR family protein, translating to MKKLLLVMACLTLALPLFAELKISYFSGTVEVFRNDQWQDAAKGMSLAVNDKVKTYDASFAVLVMDNNSRIWVKEDSEMHIISIGNESYFDLFFGKIRAKVEKLKSNKKFKIKTPVSVASIRGTELITSAEGELAVLEGNVAYSDVNEQNAIDVAQGFLGMIDAAGKLMAQQLTPEQLNAIQVEWEAIKDLGKGGDGQKTENQDEQKDTAKTDTLRQELRDLVNEVKVQIGEARELTNEIKEADLSTGRTLRDVHGNLVRVEQNMLRPDRSTIQILNITKRPEGYNYSNKTGWGYNGPAGSRLDVVDVKMKMNMPLPEQITEWPSFINSKGDSLHPETVLFRISNQTDEISNIGVWKLKGQPAEKTGDVTSEDRLVFTGTINGWTIDPNYTDTDPKYANVADQYKRTESADGSDSGDLWGWGVSPQFRIYKGSQEKFVRLGTEGYGINNDGTILNLNNFTNTSDNPFNVLKTIAGEQITFCREITDSSNYYGFADTAHNPDLFAKGNLDLIFTPDLIIAVAQKLANQISNLQKTNDTN from the coding sequence ATGAAAAAATTACTTTTAGTAATGGCCTGCCTTACCCTGGCTTTACCCCTTTTTGCTGAATTAAAGATATCTTATTTTTCAGGAACAGTTGAGGTCTTTCGCAATGACCAGTGGCAGGACGCTGCCAAAGGGATGTCCCTTGCAGTAAATGACAAAGTCAAAACTTACGATGCCAGTTTCGCAGTCCTTGTAATGGACAATAATTCAAGGATATGGGTAAAAGAAGATTCAGAGATGCATATCATCTCTATCGGAAACGAAAGTTATTTTGACCTCTTTTTCGGGAAGATCAGGGCCAAAGTCGAAAAACTCAAATCAAATAAAAAATTTAAGATAAAAACACCCGTTTCAGTGGCTTCTATAAGAGGGACTGAACTAATAACTTCGGCTGAAGGCGAACTGGCTGTCTTAGAAGGCAATGTCGCTTACAGCGATGTAAACGAGCAGAATGCCATAGATGTAGCACAGGGCTTCCTGGGGATGATAGATGCAGCAGGAAAGCTTATGGCGCAGCAGTTAACACCTGAACAGCTAAACGCTATTCAGGTAGAGTGGGAAGCAATAAAAGACCTGGGAAAAGGGGGCGATGGGCAAAAAACAGAAAACCAAGATGAGCAAAAAGATACAGCCAAGACAGATACCCTGCGCCAGGAACTCCGCGACCTTGTTAATGAAGTAAAGGTTCAGATCGGTGAGGCAAGAGAATTGACCAATGAAATAAAAGAAGCTGACCTCTCAACAGGAAGGACTTTGCGCGATGTACACGGCAACCTGGTAAGGGTTGAGCAGAACATGTTAAGGCCGGACAGGAGCACTATACAGATATTGAATATTACTAAAAGGCCGGAAGGCTATAACTACTCGAACAAGACAGGCTGGGGATACAACGGCCCGGCTGGATCGCGCCTTGATGTAGTCGACGTAAAAATGAAAATGAACATGCCACTTCCCGAACAGATCACAGAATGGCCTTCATTTATAAACTCAAAAGGCGATTCGCTTCACCCGGAAACAGTGCTGTTTAGGATATCGAACCAGACGGATGAAATAAGCAATATAGGCGTATGGAAACTTAAAGGCCAGCCTGCAGAAAAAACAGGAGATGTAACATCTGAAGACAGGCTCGTGTTTACCGGCACAATAAACGGCTGGACCATAGACCCGAATTATACTGATACCGATCCCAAATATGCAAATGTTGCGGACCAGTATAAAAGGACAGAGTCTGCAGACGGAAGCGATTCCGGCGACCTGTGGGGTTGGGGAGTAAGCCCGCAGTTCAGGATATATAAAGGGTCACAGGAAAAGTTTGTAAGGCTTGGCACGGAAGGCTATGGTATCAATAACGATGGGACTATTTTAAACTTAAATAATTTTACCAACACTTCGGATAATCCGTTTAACGTATTAAAAACCATCGCAGGCGAACAAATAACATTCTGCAGAGAAATAACCGACAGCTCAAACTACTACGGGTTTGCGGACACTGCGCATAACCCCGATCTCTTTGCAAAAGGGAACCTTGACCTTATATTTACCCCGGACCTTATTATAGCTGTTGCACAGAAACTTGCAAACCAGATAAGCAACCTGCAAAAGACCAATGACACGAATTGA
- a CDS encoding glycosyltransferase — protein MLYILLAAFNEEKNLPFIFEDIQKQAFTFPYKIILVNDGSTDSTSRTAKEYQKTLPVTILDHAVNCGLGSSLLDGFKFINTTLGQDDTAVVLDADNTHPIELIKDMKNKIDEGFDITIASRFTAGGTQEGLSFSRNILSRCASIFLKIVWPINGVNDYSCGYRMYKGSLLKALFQRYGEDIILEKGFSSSLEILLKASGLTGKICEVPLNLDYSKKQGKSKMKVFKTIFRYFVLIFSVERRA, from the coding sequence ATGTTATACATCCTCTTAGCTGCCTTTAACGAAGAAAAAAACCTCCCGTTCATTTTTGAAGATATTCAAAAACAGGCATTTACCTTTCCGTATAAAATCATTCTTGTAAATGACGGCTCAACTGATTCCACAAGCCGGACTGCAAAAGAATACCAGAAAACTTTGCCGGTAACGATCCTAGACCACGCAGTAAATTGTGGGCTGGGTTCTTCACTTTTAGACGGATTTAAATTCATTAACACTACCCTCGGCCAGGATGATACAGCTGTAGTGCTCGATGCAGACAATACCCACCCTATAGAATTAATTAAGGATATGAAAAACAAAATCGATGAAGGTTTTGATATCACTATAGCCTCTCGTTTTACTGCCGGCGGCACCCAGGAGGGACTATCTTTCTCAAGGAATATTTTGAGCAGGTGCGCAAGTATATTTTTAAAAATCGTCTGGCCCATTAACGGGGTGAACGACTATTCGTGCGGCTACAGGATGTATAAAGGGAGCCTCTTAAAGGCGTTGTTCCAGCGTTATGGGGAAGATATTATTCTTGAGAAAGGGTTCTCGTCTTCTCTAGAGATACTTCTTAAGGCAAGCGGACTTACCGGTAAAATATGCGAAGTGCCCCTTAATTTGGATTACTCAAAAAAACAGGGCAAAAGTAAAATGAAGGTATTTAAAACTATATTCCGGTATTTTGTACTAATATTTAGCGTAGAGCGTAGAGCGTAG